A region from the Saccharomonospora azurea NA-128 genome encodes:
- a CDS encoding GTP-binding protein — translation MGFGEFDASAAPPAASGPTQSAKIVVAGGFGVGKTTLVGAVSEIDPLTTEASMTEASVSVDDLSQTPNKMTTTVAMDFGRITLDSDLVLYIFGTPGQHRFWFMWDDLAHGAIGAVVMVDTRRLADAFPSIDFFENRKLPYVVAINCFDRLLHHQIEDVRHALTISPSVPIMACDARDRESAKQVLISIVQHAIAHDMALRAG, via the coding sequence GTGGGCTTCGGAGAATTTGACGCGTCCGCTGCTCCGCCGGCGGCGTCAGGCCCGACCCAGTCGGCCAAGATCGTGGTCGCCGGTGGTTTCGGTGTGGGGAAGACGACGCTCGTCGGGGCTGTGTCGGAGATCGACCCTCTGACCACCGAGGCGTCCATGACCGAAGCGAGCGTTTCGGTCGACGACCTGTCGCAGACGCCGAACAAGATGACCACCACGGTCGCGATGGACTTCGGCAGAATCACGCTGGACTCCGACCTGGTGCTGTACATCTTCGGCACGCCGGGCCAGCATCGCTTCTGGTTCATGTGGGACGACCTCGCGCACGGTGCCATCGGTGCGGTGGTGATGGTCGACACCAGGCGGCTCGCGGACGCCTTCCCGTCGATCGACTTCTTCGAGAACCGCAAGCTGCCCTACGTCGTGGCGATCAACTGCTTCGACCGGCTGTTGCACCACCAGATCGAGGACGTCCGCCACGCGTTGACCATCTCGCCCTCGGTGCCGATCATGGCCTGTGACGCGCGGGACCGGGAATCGGCCAAGCAGGTGCTCATCTCGATCGTCCAGCACGCCATCGCTCATGACATGGCGCTGCGGGCGGGGTGA
- a CDS encoding DUF742 domain-containing protein, whose protein sequence is MDTGHSRGDRRLDRDRVTGGWPSEPEDAAFSGRGGRGRRPSRRVDDPLDTGEWLRSGGLDSPGPADFDLADYSRSSLFSGPGAELYGMGGGGFSDEATSGYDDRGHGYGRRARDTGSYDTGSYDTGSYDTGAYDAGPGSGELSRPSLPRHPRDVEPEESSGLVRPYFRTRGRTKPDYDLAIEALISTSERGRRLERVRVPEHRSICGLCLDTRSVAEVAALLKMPLGVVRILVGDVAGLGLVLVHSASSSMVGDRPSIEFMERVLSGLRRI, encoded by the coding sequence GTGGATACCGGGCACTCACGAGGTGATCGACGGCTCGACAGAGACCGTGTGACTGGGGGTTGGCCGAGCGAGCCGGAGGACGCGGCGTTCTCGGGCCGCGGAGGCCGCGGGCGACGCCCGTCGAGGAGAGTCGACGACCCGCTCGACACGGGGGAGTGGTTGCGTTCCGGGGGGCTCGACTCCCCGGGGCCGGCGGACTTCGACCTCGCCGACTACAGCCGTTCCTCGTTGTTCTCCGGTCCCGGCGCCGAACTGTACGGAATGGGTGGCGGCGGATTCTCCGACGAGGCCACGTCGGGTTACGACGATCGCGGTCACGGCTACGGACGCCGCGCCCGCGACACCGGCTCCTACGACACGGGCTCCTACGACACGGGTTCCTACGACACCGGTGCCTACGATGCGGGACCCGGGTCCGGTGAGTTGTCGCGTCCCTCGCTGCCCCGGCACCCGAGGGACGTCGAGCCGGAGGAGTCGTCGGGTCTCGTGCGCCCGTACTTCCGCACCCGAGGCCGGACGAAGCCGGACTACGACCTGGCCATAGAGGCCCTGATCTCCACCAGCGAGCGGGGCAGGCGGCTGGAGCGCGTGCGCGTGCCCGAACACCGCTCCATCTGCGGGCTGTGCCTCGACACCAGGTCGGTCGCCGAAGTAGCCGCGTTGCTCAAGATGCCGCTCGGTGTCGTACGAATCCTCGTTGGTGACGTTGCCGGTCTCGGTCTAGTGCTCGTGCACTCCGCCTCCTCCTCCATGGTGGGAGACCGGCCCAGTATCGAGTTCATGGAAAGGGTTCTCAGTGGGCTTCGGAGAATTTGA
- a CDS encoding roadblock/LC7 domain-containing protein, with product MTRAGSAHPGAPKKGNSGQQGSFAWLITDFVHRVPGAAHAVVVSADGLLLAASRGLPKDRADQLAAVASGLTSLARGAAQVFEGGPVAQTVVEMANGFLFLMSVSDGSCLAVLGAPDSDIGLVVYEMTLLVDRVGQQMTPELRAQLQGSRR from the coding sequence TTGACACGCGCGGGTTCAGCGCATCCGGGTGCGCCGAAAAAGGGCAACTCCGGACAGCAAGGCAGCTTCGCTTGGCTCATCACCGACTTCGTGCACCGGGTTCCCGGTGCCGCCCATGCCGTGGTCGTCTCCGCGGACGGGCTGCTGTTGGCGGCTTCGCGTGGCCTGCCCAAGGACAGGGCCGACCAACTCGCGGCGGTCGCGTCGGGACTCACGAGCCTGGCGCGCGGTGCGGCGCAGGTGTTCGAGGGTGGCCCCGTCGCGCAGACCGTCGTCGAGATGGCGAACGGGTTCCTGTTCCTCATGTCGGTGTCCGACGGCTCCTGCCTCGCGGTACTCGGCGCTCCGGACAGTGACATCGGGCTCGTCGTCTACGAGATGACGCTCCTGGTGGATCGCGTCGGCCAGCAGATGACGCCGGAATTGAGGGCGCAGCTCCAGGGCTCGCGCCGGTAG
- a CDS encoding sensor histidine kinase has protein sequence MPKTETADGDGLGSDKDGAQSQEGQEASARQDTTESGVDSEVTTSRWRLSNWPLRYKLAVVLIIPLLTALVFGSLRAVSELSDAGEFDDTVTQVEVAQQVTALVHELQKERTLQAIDMSSDWVDTRTVDEQTSKVNEEVTRLRDLLAERDLGDEELQRTYDRAIQRLNALDPLRAKINSTNIPELTVNSIYNSILEPLVNLGRTVNLSVTDRELLRRGTTVQAVTEAKEHTARENATLQIAAGHHAFVSDLLSRSLSSQASAEAAIGNFNSNANLDEQQRFSDTVSGAEVDNRARIIGTAYASIDTEGGLSISSRQLFTDGSATVDMMREMESELLSGLRSHAETLSSQASQAAWVFFGLMTVTLVATVALTLMVARALTRPLRTLRSSALEVAYVRLPETVRRILADPNPMEASRDAVMPVPVHTREEIGEVARSFDVVHERAIRLAAEQALLRENVNGIFVNLSRRSQRLVERQLGIIDRLESDEQDPDQLASLFELDHLATRLRRNGESLLVLSGAGLTKTMSKPVPAADVIGAAVSEIEQYARVELGTIPEVAVQGRAVHDLVHLLAELLDNATYFSEPDTKISVRAVVTRRTSLAVQITDRGVGMSEQQLAEANERLADPPDLDVSVTRRMGLYVVARLAKRHGIEVRLRENEDIEGGVIARVVVPSELLTGTSSTSIPSGVPMAPRETRSEMSASSSFVDTPPPAGVPPLPAPRKPSVDADRSAPPTPPPPPTPTPPPTPTQPPASEEPAPQSETGASHVENGLRPLDQPISLDDLVGGTGKAAGPFVSPAPPEPVREPATELLQPEPPTGAEEPQWPVESPDGDDGQVGEPTEYASAVSSVPSVSPNEETRYVPRDEAPESAPSGGGDGSALEDDVPTRRLPIYQSVLSRWFSEEEPALEESVSDDASVGEAWGAEPGSVSDPDPNEAVDTEVKTHAEEPESTASDSRDEGWHSISDTGWQAAHALLEEKHEEVTPAGLPKRVPNAYLVPGSVSPSKGNAFADTTVGEPGRSAVARSAEAARNRMKSFQRGYQSGRHALKEPSAQSEQYDETGNDTRHNGAKE, from the coding sequence GTGCCCAAGACTGAGACCGCGGACGGGGATGGGCTGGGATCCGACAAGGACGGGGCCCAGAGCCAGGAGGGACAGGAGGCGTCGGCGCGTCAGGACACGACCGAGTCTGGTGTCGACTCCGAGGTCACGACGTCTCGGTGGCGACTGAGCAACTGGCCTCTCCGTTACAAGCTCGCGGTCGTGTTGATCATTCCGCTGTTGACCGCACTCGTCTTCGGCAGTCTTCGCGCTGTCTCGGAGTTGAGTGACGCCGGCGAGTTCGACGACACGGTCACACAGGTCGAGGTGGCACAGCAGGTCACGGCGCTGGTGCACGAGCTCCAGAAGGAACGGACCCTGCAGGCCATCGACATGTCGTCCGACTGGGTCGACACGCGGACCGTCGACGAGCAGACCTCCAAGGTGAACGAGGAGGTGACCCGCCTGCGGGACCTGCTCGCCGAGCGCGATCTCGGCGACGAGGAGCTGCAGCGGACCTACGACCGCGCGATCCAGCGGCTCAACGCCCTCGACCCGCTGCGGGCCAAGATCAACAGCACGAACATTCCCGAGCTGACGGTCAACAGCATCTACAACTCGATCCTCGAACCGCTCGTCAACCTCGGCCGGACGGTGAACCTGTCGGTGACCGACCGGGAGTTGCTGCGCCGCGGCACCACGGTCCAGGCCGTCACCGAGGCGAAGGAGCACACGGCGCGCGAGAACGCGACACTGCAGATCGCCGCCGGACACCACGCGTTCGTCTCCGACCTGCTCTCGCGCTCCCTGTCGTCGCAGGCGAGCGCCGAGGCCGCCATCGGGAACTTCAACTCGAACGCGAACCTCGACGAACAGCAGCGGTTCTCCGACACGGTCTCGGGTGCGGAGGTGGACAACCGGGCGCGCATCATCGGTACCGCCTACGCCAGCATCGACACCGAGGGCGGTCTGAGCATCAGCTCGCGCCAGCTGTTCACCGACGGCAGCGCGACGGTGGACATGATGCGCGAGATGGAGAGCGAGCTGCTCTCCGGCCTGCGCAGCCACGCCGAAACACTGTCCAGTCAGGCCAGTCAGGCAGCGTGGGTCTTCTTCGGACTGATGACGGTGACGTTGGTGGCCACCGTCGCCCTGACCCTGATGGTGGCGAGGGCGCTGACCCGCCCGCTGCGCACGCTGCGGTCGAGCGCGCTGGAGGTCGCCTACGTCCGGTTGCCCGAGACGGTGCGCCGCATCCTCGCCGACCCCAACCCCATGGAGGCGTCGCGCGACGCCGTCATGCCCGTCCCCGTGCACACGCGCGAGGAGATCGGCGAAGTGGCGCGGTCGTTCGACGTGGTCCACGAGCGCGCCATCCGACTCGCGGCCGAGCAGGCGCTGCTGCGTGAGAACGTCAACGGCATCTTCGTGAACCTCTCGCGCCGCAGCCAGCGTCTCGTGGAGCGCCAGCTCGGCATCATCGACCGGCTGGAGTCCGACGAGCAGGACCCCGACCAGCTCGCGAGCCTGTTCGAGCTCGACCACCTCGCGACGCGGCTGCGCCGCAACGGTGAGAGCCTGCTGGTGCTCTCGGGCGCCGGGCTCACCAAGACGATGTCCAAGCCGGTGCCCGCCGCCGACGTCATCGGCGCCGCCGTGTCGGAGATCGAGCAGTACGCCCGGGTGGAGCTCGGCACGATCCCCGAGGTCGCCGTGCAGGGCCGGGCGGTGCACGACCTCGTGCACCTGCTCGCGGAACTGCTCGACAACGCGACCTACTTCTCCGAGCCCGACACGAAGATCAGCGTGCGCGCGGTGGTCACCCGCCGCACCTCGCTGGCCGTGCAGATCACCGACCGCGGTGTGGGTATGTCGGAGCAGCAGCTCGCCGAGGCCAACGAGCGGCTGGCCGATCCGCCGGACCTGGACGTGTCGGTGACCCGGCGCATGGGTCTGTACGTGGTCGCGAGGCTGGCGAAGCGGCACGGCATCGAGGTGCGGCTCCGGGAGAACGAGGACATCGAGGGCGGCGTGATCGCCCGGGTCGTCGTTCCGAGCGAACTCCTCACCGGTACGTCCTCGACGTCCATCCCGTCCGGGGTGCCCATGGCCCCGCGCGAGACGCGGTCCGAGATGTCGGCGTCGTCGTCGTTTGTGGACACCCCCCCTCCGGCCGGGGTGCCGCCGCTTCCCGCGCCGCGCAAGCCCTCGGTGGACGCCGACAGGTCGGCACCACCGACACCACCGCCACCGCCGACACCGACGCCGCCGCCGACACCGACGCAGCCCCCGGCGTCCGAGGAACCGGCTCCGCAGAGCGAGACCGGGGCCTCCCATGTGGAGAACGGGCTGCGGCCGCTGGACCAGCCCATCAGTCTCGACGACCTCGTCGGTGGCACCGGCAAGGCGGCCGGACCGTTCGTCAGCCCGGCGCCGCCGGAACCCGTGCGAGAGCCCGCGACCGAGCTCCTGCAGCCGGAACCACCGACCGGCGCGGAAGAGCCGCAGTGGCCGGTCGAGTCGCCGGACGGCGACGACGGTCAGGTCGGCGAGCCGACCGAGTACGCCTCCGCGGTGTCGTCGGTGCCGTCGGTGTCGCCGAACGAGGAGACGCGCTACGTCCCGAGGGACGAGGCCCCGGAGTCCGCTCCGTCGGGCGGCGGCGACGGTAGCGCACTGGAGGACGACGTCCCCACCAGGAGACTGCCGATCTACCAGTCGGTGCTGTCGCGGTGGTTCAGTGAAGAGGAGCCCGCACTCGAGGAGTCGGTGTCCGACGACGCGAGTGTGGGCGAGGCCTGGGGTGCCGAGCCTGGTTCGGTGTCCGACCCGGATCCGAACGAGGCGGTGGATACCGAGGTGAAGACGCACGCCGAGGAGCCCGAGAGCACCGCGTCCGACTCGCGGGACGAGGGCTGGCACAGCATCTCCGACACCGGCTGGCAGGCCGCCCACGCGCTGCTCGAGGAGAAGCACGAGGAAGTGACTCCCGCCGGTCTGCCCAAGCGCGTGCCCAACGCATACTTGGTGCCGGGTTCGGTCTCCCCGAGCAAGGGCAACGCGTTCGCCGACACCACGGTCGGGGAACCCGGACGCAGTGCCGTCGCCAGATCGGCCGAGGCGGCGCGCAACCGCATGAAGAGCTTCCAGCGTGGTTACCAGAGTGGTCGCCACGCGCTCAAGGAGCCGTCGGCCCAGAGTGAGCAGTACGACGAGACGGGCAACGACACCCGTCACAACGGGGCGAAGGAGTAG
- a CDS encoding ABC transporter substrate-binding protein encodes MLRHGTPTRKKSRPRRLAAAVMAAGLLATTSGCGLLSGEEDAPESQGGNGSVEKSTITVAHLPSIDVAPLYIAQEKGYFKEEGLNVKIEVAASGQAATQKMIGGDADIVQSSYVPFLLAHTAGTAELKIVADAVSAAPDTFVLVAKKDGEVKSIEDLEGKRVAVSALKTISDTLVMSAMKAKGLDHNNVEFVTMSFPDISSAVAKGRVDAGLVLEPFLTIGAEKHGVTPIGDVAAGPTKDFPLAGYGSLAEFVEQNPKTVAAFQRAMERATQDAQDREVIEPVIQDTAGIDATTAALVNLPNFHSSLDASRLQRVPDLMVEFGLLKKKFDVESLLVSPSTT; translated from the coding sequence TTGCTTCGACACGGCACCCCGACGAGAAAGAAGTCCAGACCACGCCGGCTGGCCGCCGCCGTGATGGCCGCGGGCCTGCTCGCGACCACCAGCGGATGTGGATTGTTGAGCGGCGAGGAGGACGCGCCGGAGTCCCAGGGCGGTAACGGCTCCGTCGAGAAGTCCACAATCACCGTTGCGCACCTGCCCTCCATCGACGTCGCTCCCCTCTACATCGCTCAGGAGAAGGGATACTTCAAGGAGGAAGGCCTCAACGTCAAGATCGAGGTCGCCGCGAGTGGCCAGGCCGCGACGCAGAAGATGATCGGCGGCGACGCCGACATCGTGCAGTCGAGCTATGTGCCGTTCCTCCTCGCCCACACGGCCGGAACCGCTGAACTGAAGATCGTCGCCGACGCGGTTTCCGCTGCTCCGGACACCTTCGTGCTCGTCGCGAAGAAGGACGGCGAGGTGAAGTCGATCGAGGACCTCGAAGGCAAGCGGGTCGCCGTGTCGGCGCTGAAGACGATTTCCGACACGCTCGTGATGTCGGCGATGAAGGCGAAGGGTCTCGACCACAACAACGTCGAATTCGTGACGATGTCGTTCCCGGACATCTCGTCCGCCGTCGCGAAGGGCCGCGTCGACGCGGGTCTGGTGCTGGAACCGTTCCTCACGATCGGCGCCGAAAAGCACGGCGTGACTCCGATCGGGGACGTCGCCGCCGGGCCGACCAAGGACTTCCCGCTCGCCGGCTACGGTTCACTCGCCGAGTTCGTCGAGCAGAACCCGAAGACGGTCGCGGCCTTCCAGCGTGCGATGGAGCGGGCCACCCAGGACGCCCAGGACCGCGAGGTGATCGAGCCGGTCATCCAGGACACCGCCGGCATCGACGCCACCACGGCGGCGCTGGTGAACCTGCCGAACTTCCACTCCAGCCTGGACGCCTCGCGACTGCAGCGGGTGCCCGACCTGATGGTGGAGTTCGGCCTGCTGAAGAAGAAGTTCGACGTCGAGTCACTGCTCGTGAGTCCGAGTACGACCTGA
- a CDS encoding ABC transporter permease — protein sequence MRPLVRNLVGLIAFLGLWELVVRSGLVREEDVPPATVVLTRIADLLGQEEFLRDTIATVLAWLIALGIAAAIGVPLGLVLGNFPRVRIATRALVEFLRPIPSVALIPLILVSIGGGPEAKITLAVYAAVWPILYNTIYAFDEIDPLLIDTARSCGVSKAGILTSVALPHAAPFVFTGLRISASVGLIVIVSTEFIAGANVGIGSVILEAAHGAGRTDIVLAGTVVAGLIGYLANEGLERLSGRLFGWHKATTAEVA from the coding sequence GTGCGACCTCTGGTACGGAACCTTGTCGGCCTGATCGCCTTCCTGGGTCTCTGGGAACTGGTGGTCAGGTCCGGCCTGGTCAGGGAAGAAGATGTTCCACCGGCGACGGTGGTGTTGACGCGGATCGCCGATCTGCTCGGGCAGGAGGAATTCCTGCGCGACACCATCGCCACGGTGCTCGCATGGTTGATCGCCCTGGGCATCGCCGCGGCGATCGGTGTTCCGCTGGGACTCGTGCTCGGCAACTTCCCCCGCGTGCGCATCGCGACGCGCGCGCTCGTGGAGTTCCTGAGACCGATCCCGTCCGTGGCACTCATTCCGCTCATCCTGGTGTCGATCGGCGGAGGACCTGAGGCGAAGATCACTCTCGCGGTGTACGCCGCGGTGTGGCCGATCCTCTACAACACGATCTACGCGTTCGACGAGATCGACCCGCTCCTCATCGACACCGCACGGTCGTGCGGGGTCTCGAAGGCGGGCATCCTCACCTCCGTGGCCCTGCCGCACGCGGCGCCGTTCGTGTTCACCGGGCTCCGGATCTCGGCCTCGGTGGGTCTCATCGTGATCGTGAGTACGGAGTTCATCGCGGGAGCGAACGTCGGCATCGGCAGCGTCATCCTCGAGGCGGCGCACGGCGCGGGCAGAACCGACATCGTGCTCGCGGGCACCGTGGTGGCGGGACTGATCGGCTACCTCGCCAACGAGGGCCTGGAAAGGCTGAGCGGGAGGCTGTTCGGGTGGCACAAGGCGACCACGGCGGAGGTGGCATGA
- a CDS encoding ABC transporter permease has protein sequence MSTQSPSAHDHRPGRGVEALRSFLLKWSLVLALVVAWELGAMAGESPFFPRLSEILSTAVEVYFSGPASQLFLADTVFDDVLPSLGRVFGSWAVAVVLGVALGTALGRSQRALDYTGPLLSFMRAVPPPALIPVFLVLFGIDNTMKVVTIVFGSIWPVILNTVDGVRSVNPLQQETARSFRTPRRYWVTMVVLPAAMPKIFAGMRLSLSLALILMVISEMVGVTNGIGFQLIFAQQSFEFHVMWVWIVLLGVLGYGLNALLLAVERRVLSWQPTRGTADAKTKEA, from the coding sequence ATGAGCACACAATCACCATCAGCTCATGACCACCGACCGGGCCGGGGCGTGGAAGCGCTCAGGTCCTTCCTGTTGAAGTGGTCGCTCGTCCTCGCGCTCGTCGTGGCGTGGGAGCTGGGCGCGATGGCCGGGGAGAGTCCGTTCTTCCCCCGGCTCTCCGAGATCCTCTCCACGGCCGTGGAGGTCTACTTCTCGGGCCCGGCCTCCCAGCTGTTCCTCGCGGACACCGTGTTCGACGACGTGCTGCCCAGCCTGGGCAGGGTCTTCGGGAGCTGGGCGGTCGCGGTGGTGCTCGGCGTCGCGCTGGGCACGGCGTTGGGCCGGTCGCAGAGGGCACTGGACTACACGGGGCCTCTGCTGTCGTTCATGCGGGCCGTCCCGCCTCCGGCGTTGATCCCGGTGTTCCTGGTGCTCTTCGGCATCGACAACACCATGAAGGTCGTGACGATCGTGTTCGGCTCGATCTGGCCGGTCATCCTGAACACGGTGGACGGCGTGCGTTCGGTGAACCCGCTGCAGCAGGAGACGGCGCGTTCGTTCCGGACTCCGCGGCGCTACTGGGTCACCATGGTCGTGTTGCCCGCGGCCATGCCGAAGATCTTCGCGGGGATGCGGCTGAGCCTGTCCCTGGCGTTGATCCTCATGGTGATCTCGGAGATGGTCGGGGTCACGAACGGGATCGGATTCCAGCTGATCTTCGCTCAGCAGAGCTTCGAATTCCACGTGATGTGGGTGTGGATCGTGCTGCTCGGGGTGCTGGGTTACGGACTCAACGCGTTGCTGCTGGCCGTGGAGCGCCGGGTGCTGTCCTGGCAACCCACGCGGGGTACCGCGGACGCCAAGACGAAGGAAGCGTGA
- a CDS encoding ABC transporter ATP-binding protein, whose amino-acid sequence MATMLEVSGLYHRYGGGEGAHLAVNDLTFTVETGELACIVGPSGCGKSTMLRCISGLVKPSGGEVSLQGNRVDGVPEDLAVVFQDYSRSLFPWLTVRQNVEFPLRWRRDISKAERRSRAEEALEWVNLPGVAGKYPWQLSGGMQQRVSIARALARRPALLLMDEPFASVDAQTRFELEDLLRNVQSANGSTVLLVTHDIDESVYLGDRVLVLSKSPATIVADLTVDLPKERDQITTRESPEFVSMRAEVARLLHGGGVKEKADVAGGS is encoded by the coding sequence ATGGCAACAATGCTGGAGGTGTCCGGCCTGTACCACCGCTACGGCGGTGGGGAGGGCGCTCACCTCGCGGTGAACGACCTGACGTTCACCGTGGAGACCGGGGAACTCGCGTGCATCGTGGGTCCCTCCGGGTGCGGCAAGTCGACGATGCTGCGCTGCATCTCGGGGCTCGTCAAGCCCTCCGGCGGCGAGGTGTCGTTGCAGGGCAACCGCGTGGACGGTGTGCCGGAGGACCTGGCCGTGGTGTTCCAGGACTACAGCCGGTCGCTGTTCCCGTGGTTGACGGTGCGGCAGAACGTCGAGTTCCCGCTGCGGTGGCGGCGCGACATCAGCAAGGCCGAGCGCCGCAGCAGGGCCGAGGAGGCCCTGGAGTGGGTGAACCTTCCGGGCGTGGCGGGCAAGTACCCGTGGCAGCTCTCCGGCGGCATGCAGCAACGGGTGTCGATCGCCAGGGCTCTGGCGAGGCGTCCCGCGCTGCTGCTCATGGACGAGCCGTTCGCCTCGGTGGACGCGCAGACCCGCTTCGAACTGGAGGACCTGCTGAGGAACGTGCAGTCGGCCAACGGCAGCACGGTCCTGCTGGTCACCCACGACATCGACGAGAGCGTCTACCTGGGCGACCGGGTGCTCGTCCTGTCGAAGTCGCCCGCGACGATCGTGGCCGACCTGACGGTCGACCTGCCCAAGGAGCGCGACCAGATCACGACCCGGGAGTCGCCGGAGTTCGTGTCGATGCGCGCCGAGGTGGCGCGGTTGCTCCACGGCGGCGGCGTCAAGGAGAAGGCGGACGTCGCCGGCGGAAGCTGA